In one window of Mytilus trossulus isolate FHL-02 chromosome 7, PNRI_Mtr1.1.1.hap1, whole genome shotgun sequence DNA:
- the LOC134724699 gene encoding pre-mRNA-splicing factor RBM22-like, with protein MATSKGANTYNRQNWEDSEFPILCQTCLGDNPYIRMMKEKYGKECKICVRPFTVFRWCPGARMRYKKTEVCQTCSKIKNICQTCLLDLEYGLPVQVRDAALKIQDNMPKSDVNKEFYTQNMEDKMAQDGLNSSSALGKAMAPSDMLLKLARTTPYYKRNRPHICSFWVKGECKRGEECPYRHDKPTDPDDPLADQNIKDRFYGMNDPVAEKLMRRYSDMPKLTPPDDKTITTLYVGNLGEKIEESELKDQFYQFGEIRSVNIVTKQQCAFVQFTTRAAAETAAEKSFNKLILGGRRLTIKWGKSQAQQGAPVKKDGEEDEAELEPVPGLPGALPLPPEEIVHNNNFFNLNGPPPMMMPPVPPRLPGAPRGPPPNFVPFTFFRGPPPPGMRLPPPPPGMMPMRPPLHHQQQQQQQQHQRHQLPVHYPSQDPTRMGAVPVQKN; from the exons ATGGCGACGTCGAAGGGTGCAAATACGTATAATCGACAAAACTGGGAAGATTCT GAATTCCCAATCCTTTGTCAGACATGTCTTGGTGATAACCCATACATAAGAATG ATGAAAGAAAAGTATGGAAAGGAATGTAAGATTTGTGTCCGACCCTTCACAGTTTTCAGGTGGTGTCCCGGAGCAAGGATGAGATACAAGAAGACTGAAGTTTGTCAGACatgttcaaaaattaaaaatatttgtcagaCCTGTCTGCTTGATTTAGAATATG GTTTACCAGTGCAGGTTAGAGATGCAGCATTGAAGATACAGGACAACATGCCTAAATCTGATGTCAACAAGGAATTTTATACACAGAATATGGAGGACAAA ATGGCACAAGATGGTTTAAATTCATCAAGTGCTTTAGGTAAAGCAATGGCTCCAAGTGATATGTTGTTAAAGTTAGCTAGAACTACACCCTATTACAAGAGAAACAGACCACATATTTGTTCATTCTGGGTCAAAGGTGAATGTAAAAGAGGAGAAGAATGCCCATACAG acATGACAAACCAACAGACCCTGATGATCCACTTGCTGATCAGAACATTAAAGATAGATTTTATGGAATGAATGACCCAGTGGCAGAAAAGTTAATGAGACGATACAGTGACATGCCTAAATTGACCCCTCCAGATGATAAAACTATTACTACATTATATGTAGGCAATCTAGGAGAAAAGATAGAGGAGTCAGAATTAAA AGACCAATTCTACCAGTTTGGTGAGATTAGATCTGTCAATATTGTCACCAAACAACAATGTGCATTTGTACAGTTTACAACAAGGGCAGCCGCTGAAACAGCTGCAGAAAAATCATTTAACAAACTGATACTTGGAGGCAGAAGGCTGACAATAAAATGGGGAAAATCTCAGGCTCAACAAGGAGCTCCGGTGAAGAAAGATGGCGAGGAAGATGAAGCAGAGCTAGAACCTGTCCCAGGACTTCCAGGAG CTTTACCCTTGCCTCCAGAGGAGATTGTCCACAATaacaatttctttaatttaaatgGACCTCCACCCATGATGATGCCTCCTGTGCCACCACGGCTACCAGGGGCTCCTAGAGGGCCACCACCTAACTTTGTACCATTCACATTTTTCAGGGGACCACCACCTCCAG GAATGAGACTTCCTCCACCTCCTCCTGGTATGATGCCAATGAGACCTCCCCTACATCATCAACAGCAGCAGCAACAACAACAGCATCAGAGGCACCAGTTACCTGTCCACTATCCATCACAAGATCCTACAAGAATGGGAGCAGTACCAGTTCAGAAAAACTGA